In the genome of Coraliomargarita algicola, one region contains:
- a CDS encoding acetylxylan esterase yields the protein MIAHDFPFDPTYGYTLDDLLAVTAPAEPADFKSFWQDKYAKARQIPLNIDRKEIESPDAAFQLYRVSYDSWDGVRIGAWITVPQSEPIERATVVGHGYGGRDAPGFEEPIKNTVCIYPCVRGFQLSPHQTYPGDGHRHVMVGIESKDSYSHLGSVVDYWLAASVLESLYPQTADKLYYLGGSFGGGIGALMLPWDSRFKKAFLDIPSFGNHPLRVELPCVGSGESVQKHVKEGHPEVLEVLRYFDAAIAAKHIQIPVFVAAATFDPAVPPRANSPFTIAYQAPKSFLYVKLRTSNYPATSTTTPPLMPACYAGLLNKYIQ from the coding sequence ATGATCGCACACGATTTCCCATTCGATCCCACTTACGGCTATACACTCGATGATTTACTCGCCGTCACCGCGCCCGCCGAGCCCGCCGACTTTAAAAGTTTCTGGCAAGACAAGTATGCGAAAGCACGCCAAATACCGCTCAACATTGATCGCAAAGAAATCGAGAGCCCGGATGCGGCCTTTCAGCTCTATCGAGTGAGCTACGACTCTTGGGATGGCGTGCGTATCGGCGCATGGATAACCGTGCCCCAATCAGAGCCAATCGAGCGCGCCACGGTCGTCGGGCACGGCTATGGCGGACGCGACGCACCGGGCTTTGAAGAGCCTATCAAAAATACGGTTTGCATCTACCCTTGCGTACGCGGCTTTCAACTTTCGCCGCATCAGACCTACCCCGGCGATGGCCATAGACACGTCATGGTCGGCATCGAATCTAAAGACTCCTACTCTCACTTGGGCAGTGTGGTCGACTATTGGTTGGCGGCCTCCGTGCTGGAAAGCCTTTACCCCCAGACCGCAGATAAACTCTACTATCTAGGAGGTAGCTTCGGAGGCGGTATCGGCGCACTCATGCTGCCGTGGGATTCACGTTTCAAAAAAGCCTTTTTAGACATTCCCAGTTTCGGGAATCACCCCTTGCGCGTCGAACTGCCCTGTGTCGGCAGTGGAGAATCCGTGCAAAAGCACGTCAAAGAGGGGCACCCCGAAGTGCTTGAAGTGCTCCGCTACTTCGATGCCGCCATCGCAGCCAAGCACATTCAAATACCAGTATTTGTCGCAGCAGCGACCTTCGACCCCGCTGTGCCCCCCCGGGCCAATTCGCCGTTTACAATAGCCTATCAGGCCCCAAAGAGCTTTTTATACGTCAAGCTGCGCACTTCGAATTATCCGGCAACGAGCACGACAACGCCGCCACTCATGCCCGCCTGCTACGCTGGTTTGCTCAATAAATACATTCAATGA
- a CDS encoding AP2 domain-containing protein yields MARSKANKGISRIDSGSTHGWFVRGYRNGKTYSKLFSDRKCGGKGKAQKLAKAYRDELNAELEAIPKKPRQRRIVVSDSRNTTGELGVSRTTKIGPNGTKHECYSVSWRPEPGVQKCTSFSIKKYGEKKAFKLAVEHRRNKMREIHGANFYRQLSKRKQAQ; encoded by the coding sequence ATGGCACGTTCAAAAGCAAACAAAGGTATTAGTCGGATCGACTCAGGTTCGACACATGGTTGGTTCGTTCGCGGTTACCGCAACGGCAAGACCTACTCAAAATTATTCAGTGATCGCAAATGCGGCGGAAAAGGAAAGGCCCAAAAGCTAGCTAAAGCGTATCGCGATGAGCTGAATGCAGAGCTTGAAGCCATTCCCAAAAAGCCACGCCAGCGCCGCATTGTCGTCTCTGATTCACGTAACACAACTGGGGAATTGGGCGTTTCACGCACCACTAAGATCGGACCTAACGGCACAAAACACGAGTGTTACTCAGTTAGCTGGCGCCCAGAACCAGGCGTACAAAAATGCACCTCTTTTTCGATCAAGAAGTACGGCGAGAAAAAAGCTTTCAAACTAGCCGTCGAGCATCGTCGCAATAAAATGCGCGAAATCCATGGAGCTAACTTCTATCGCCAATTGAGCAAGCGTAAGCAGGCACAGTAG
- a CDS encoding FAD-binding and (Fe-S)-binding domain-containing protein: MKTVEDFEFDYHTDTTLRTLYATDASEYQELPHAVAFPETGEHIRQLIQYAREKKLNLIPRTAGTSLAGQVVGSGIVVDAGKHLNAILEIDPVARTARVQPGVVRNELNHALLPHGLLFGPETSTANRAMIGGMVGNNSCGSNSLAYGSTREHLLAASGYLSDGSWVSFEAVDRATFESKCQGDSLEASIYRKCRDLLGAPQHRAQITENFPKRSIPRRNTGYALDLLMDADVFDPSSDKPFNLCKLIAGSEGTLFFGTEFLIDCNPLPPAHSALICAHFENVDQALRSVMPALNHTPFGVELIDRHILEATKRNREQLKNRFFVEGDPGAILVVDLRRESAAELDLVVAQVIADIKATGKGYAFPVLTGADEAKVWELRRAGQGLVSNIPGDAKPREVCEDTAVDVSQLADYIAEFDTLMKTKHGRDCVYYAHAGSGELHTRPLFNLKTTEGLKTFRSVAEDVAALVKKYQGSLSGEHGDGRLRGEFIPFMVGQECYAMMKEIKATFDPDNIFNPGKIVDAKPMDVDLRYGPDKPNPEYETIFDFSSSQGVLRAAENCNGSGDCRKGFLAGGTMCPSYMATGNEKETTRARANILRHALTHPDNPLKPFDNAAAKEVLDLCLSCKGCKSECPSNVDIAKLKAEFSQHYYDAHGVPLRTKMIANYSQSSRLASLAPWAWNAAFGTTGIRKTLNRIVGFHPDRTIPKLHSTTLKKWHNKKQKSDKSNTDKVVYLFCDEFTNYNDVPLGQKAIQLLERLGYTVRIPEHLESGRTWLSKGLVRKAKEIANTNVQKLAPLISEDSPLIGIEPSAILSFRDEYIDLAEGELKTTARTLASNCLMFEEFIVREFEAERIRSDQFQGKPQLIKFHGHCFQKSLASVVPTVRALQIPTGYKVHMIPSGCCGMAGSFGYEKEHYELSMKIGELVLFPTIREQAQDVLIAATGTSCRHQIHDGTQRTALHPAEILFNALNQI, encoded by the coding sequence ATGAAAACCGTTGAAGACTTTGAGTTCGATTACCACACCGACACTACCCTGCGCACGCTGTACGCAACCGATGCATCGGAATATCAAGAATTGCCCCATGCGGTCGCCTTCCCTGAAACAGGCGAACACATACGTCAGCTCATTCAATATGCGCGTGAGAAAAAACTAAACCTTATCCCGCGCACGGCAGGCACCTCGCTGGCAGGCCAAGTAGTCGGCTCCGGCATTGTCGTAGATGCAGGCAAACACCTAAACGCAATCCTTGAAATCGACCCGGTTGCCCGCACCGCACGGGTGCAACCAGGCGTTGTGCGCAATGAGCTCAACCACGCCTTACTGCCACACGGCCTGCTATTCGGACCAGAAACCTCCACCGCCAATCGTGCCATGATCGGTGGCATGGTGGGCAATAATTCCTGCGGCTCGAACTCGCTGGCTTACGGTTCGACGCGTGAACACTTGCTCGCCGCCAGTGGCTATCTGAGCGATGGCTCCTGGGTGAGCTTCGAAGCTGTTGACCGCGCTACATTTGAAAGCAAATGCCAAGGCGATAGCTTGGAAGCCTCTATTTACCGCAAATGCCGTGACCTGCTAGGCGCCCCGCAACACCGTGCGCAAATTACGGAAAATTTCCCCAAACGCAGCATCCCACGTCGCAACACTGGCTACGCACTGGACTTGCTAATGGACGCCGATGTCTTCGATCCAAGTTCCGACAAGCCTTTCAACCTCTGCAAACTAATCGCCGGTTCGGAAGGCACACTCTTCTTCGGAACCGAATTTTTAATCGACTGCAATCCCCTGCCCCCCGCACACAGTGCGCTCATTTGCGCTCATTTTGAGAATGTCGACCAAGCGCTGCGCTCCGTCATGCCCGCGCTCAACCACACACCTTTCGGCGTCGAATTAATCGATCGTCACATCCTCGAAGCCACCAAGCGCAATCGAGAACAGCTCAAAAACCGCTTCTTCGTAGAAGGAGACCCGGGGGCGATTTTGGTCGTCGACCTCCGCCGTGAAAGCGCCGCCGAACTGGATCTGGTGGTCGCACAGGTCATCGCCGACATTAAAGCCACAGGCAAGGGCTATGCATTTCCGGTGCTCACTGGTGCCGATGAGGCCAAGGTCTGGGAGCTGCGCCGGGCAGGTCAGGGCCTCGTCAGTAACATCCCCGGCGATGCCAAACCGCGCGAAGTTTGCGAAGATACCGCCGTCGATGTATCTCAACTGGCAGATTACATCGCAGAGTTCGACACATTGATGAAAACGAAGCATGGCCGCGACTGCGTTTACTACGCGCACGCGGGTTCGGGCGAATTACACACACGCCCACTCTTCAATTTAAAAACGACCGAGGGCTTGAAAACCTTCCGCAGCGTCGCCGAAGACGTCGCCGCACTGGTCAAGAAGTATCAGGGCTCACTCAGCGGTGAGCACGGTGACGGGCGCCTGCGCGGCGAATTTATCCCCTTCATGGTTGGCCAAGAATGCTACGCGATGATGAAGGAGATCAAGGCCACCTTCGACCCTGATAATATCTTCAATCCTGGCAAAATCGTCGATGCCAAGCCAATGGATGTCGACCTGCGCTATGGCCCGGACAAGCCAAATCCGGAGTACGAAACCATATTCGATTTTTCCAGTAGTCAGGGCGTCTTGCGCGCAGCCGAAAACTGCAATGGCTCCGGAGACTGCCGTAAAGGCTTTCTCGCTGGTGGCACGATGTGCCCCAGCTACATGGCCACCGGCAACGAAAAAGAAACCACCCGCGCCCGTGCCAATATACTGCGACATGCACTGACACATCCGGACAACCCGCTCAAACCATTTGATAATGCCGCCGCCAAAGAGGTGCTCGATCTCTGCCTTTCGTGCAAAGGCTGTAAGTCGGAGTGCCCCTCCAATGTCGATATTGCAAAGCTCAAAGCCGAATTCTCACAGCATTACTACGATGCCCATGGCGTGCCACTGCGCACCAAAATGATTGCAAACTACAGCCAGTCCAGTCGCCTGGCATCGCTGGCACCATGGGCGTGGAATGCCGCTTTCGGCACCACCGGCATTCGTAAAACTCTCAATCGTATCGTCGGGTTCCACCCAGACCGCACCATTCCTAAACTACACAGCACGACACTAAAAAAGTGGCATAACAAAAAACAGAAAAGCGACAAATCCAACACCGATAAAGTAGTCTATCTATTCTGCGACGAGTTTACCAATTACAACGATGTGCCCTTGGGACAAAAAGCAATTCAGCTACTAGAACGTCTAGGCTATACGGTGCGTATACCAGAGCACTTGGAAAGTGGCCGCACTTGGCTATCCAAGGGACTGGTGCGCAAAGCTAAAGAAATCGCCAATACCAACGTACAAAAACTCGCGCCTCTGATCTCAGAAGACAGTCCTCTGATTGGCATCGAGCCCTCAGCCATTCTTTCCTTTCGCGATGAATATATAGATCTAGCTGAAGGCGAACTCAAAACAACGGCTCGCACACTTGCCAGCAATTGCCTAATGTTTGAAGAGTTTATCGTGCGCGAATTTGAAGCAGAACGCATTCGCAGCGATCAATTCCAAGGCAAACCGCAATTAATCAAATTCCACGGCCACTGCTTTCAAAAGTCTTTGGCCTCCGTGGTGCCCACCGTGCGCGCACTGCAAATCCCAACCGGCTATAAAGTCCACATGATCCCCAGCGGTTGCTGTGGTATGGCGGGCTCCTTCGGCTACGAAAAAGAACACTACGAACTCTCGATGAAAATCGGCGAACTGGTGCTCTTCCCCACCATCAGAGAACAAGCCCAGGATGTCCTCATCGCCGCGACAGGCACCTCCTGCCGCCACCAAATTCACGACGGCACCCAACGCACGGCACTTCATCCGGCCGAAATCCTTTTTAACGCACTCAATCAAATATAA
- the hrpA gene encoding ATP-dependent RNA helicase HrpA: MIEATLPVPSYSEELPIHLRREEIVRTIRENQVVVIAGETGSGKTTQIPKFLLECGLGKKGYLGCTQPRRVAALSVAQRIAEELGVQYGNEVGAKIRFTDQTQANTVIKVMTDGILLNELQDDPMLRAYEAIVIDEAHERSLNIDFILGCLRQLTHTRKDLKIIITSATIDTASFAKAFDDAPIIEVSGRMYPVDTFYRPPADNDEGDYIDAATDVITEIIEHNRPGDILVFLPGERDIHELRRQLEDSPARQCDLLPLFGRLANADQQRIFHPGGRRRIILSTNIAETSLTVPGIRYVVDTGLARVSRYSPHSRTQRLPIEPIAQSSANQRQGRCGRVSNGVCYRLYDEQDFLARPRYTTPEIHRSNLASVILRMMAFKLGDIRTFPFIDPPAENAIVGGYRLLAELGAVQADERNPDPAAYRLTKLGRRLAQLPVDPTVARMLLQAQREGALPEVLVIASGLSIQDPRERPAELAKEADEMHKQFTHPESDFLTLLNIWNSYHEKLDSLSQNKLRKFCKSHFLAYQRMREWRDIHHQLERILKERPSSKAKRSSPKKQQASTQNSQLSVLPSTFSPSEYAAIHRSILTGLLSNIAHKEEEHTYRGPRNRKALLFPGSALFDHDTAKKQRKAAYAKKTKPKPAKTKAPEWIVCGEWMETSRLFARTAAKIEVDWIEELAGDLLSIRHSEPFWSSKGAAVLCKERRILFGLEIQRNQVSYSRINPEEATDIFIRNGLIEGGIKERPKFFQENAQVQQAAESELARRRSGSTLWIEDQLFQFYRQRLDAVGSFAELRSYAKKHHGGSLDFLKAHEDDLLPPDESDIATEDFPRALRLGGSEIPLQYRNEPGSEEDGVTLRLPLAQVDAIQQGTLDWAVPGHLEEKIECLLRALPKQIRIRLHPLKERASELKSKLKPSERPLTEQLSELLRSAYGIETYKDQWSKAQLPQHLKPRIQIENTKGDALAQSRDLDNLRQQLKSKSQQTAAGNGLDAIPAWQAAAAQHERENLNTWNFGNPPECIDLSGESGLPLKAYPALVSERNQIHLRLCPDRDQARQHTAKAWPELAEQSMGREIAWIRRDLKELKKLGILLIQLGGYDRIKDPAWAHLRRHLFKTENLLPLREANFQKTLQHANHTSKGITLKLTDHLRAILEAREAVQLLLEQKKTSQAIIYPGMRAHLEQIAPANLLDHYEFDELQHIARYLKAMMRRAQRAKESIQRDIEKSQRIAPFENKLTTLETLAKKAQAPLVKPYRILLEEFRVSIYAQELGTAQKVSEKRLEQLAEAITKQLKS; encoded by the coding sequence ATGATCGAAGCGACACTCCCCGTTCCAAGCTATTCCGAAGAGCTTCCCATCCATCTGCGACGGGAAGAAATCGTGCGTACCATCCGCGAGAATCAAGTCGTCGTCATCGCTGGTGAAACAGGCTCGGGCAAAACCACGCAAATCCCGAAATTTCTATTAGAATGTGGCCTCGGCAAAAAGGGCTATCTCGGTTGCACCCAACCACGCCGCGTGGCAGCACTCTCAGTCGCACAACGGATCGCCGAAGAGCTGGGCGTCCAATATGGCAATGAAGTCGGTGCCAAAATTCGTTTCACTGATCAGACTCAGGCCAACACCGTGATCAAGGTGATGACCGATGGCATCCTGCTCAACGAACTGCAGGACGACCCCATGCTCCGTGCTTACGAAGCCATCGTCATCGACGAAGCACACGAGCGTAGCCTCAATATCGACTTTATCCTCGGCTGCCTGCGCCAGCTCACCCACACGCGTAAAGATCTCAAGATCATCATCACCTCCGCCACCATCGACACGGCCAGCTTTGCTAAGGCATTTGACGATGCACCCATCATTGAAGTCTCCGGGCGTATGTATCCAGTGGATACATTTTATCGCCCACCAGCCGATAACGACGAAGGCGATTACATCGATGCAGCCACCGATGTAATCACCGAAATCATCGAGCACAACCGCCCAGGCGACATTCTTGTCTTCCTACCCGGTGAACGCGACATCCACGAACTCCGCCGCCAACTTGAAGACAGTCCCGCGCGCCAGTGTGATTTACTCCCCCTCTTCGGCCGCCTCGCCAATGCCGACCAACAGCGCATTTTCCACCCCGGCGGGCGGCGCCGCATCATCCTCTCAACCAATATTGCGGAAACCTCACTCACGGTCCCCGGCATTCGCTATGTCGTCGATACAGGTCTGGCGCGCGTTAGTCGCTACAGTCCCCACTCGCGCACTCAGCGACTCCCCATTGAGCCCATCGCACAATCCAGCGCCAATCAACGCCAAGGTCGCTGTGGCCGTGTCAGCAACGGTGTCTGCTACCGCCTCTACGATGAACAGGACTTTTTAGCGCGCCCACGCTACACCACTCCCGAGATCCATCGATCCAACTTGGCCTCTGTCATCCTGCGCATGATGGCATTTAAACTAGGCGACATTCGTACCTTTCCCTTTATCGATCCACCTGCCGAGAATGCCATTGTCGGTGGCTACCGCTTACTCGCCGAACTCGGCGCGGTTCAAGCAGACGAACGCAATCCCGATCCAGCCGCCTACCGCCTGACTAAACTCGGGCGCCGCCTGGCGCAACTCCCGGTCGACCCCACCGTTGCACGCATGCTACTCCAAGCCCAGCGTGAGGGAGCACTGCCCGAAGTGCTCGTCATAGCCTCCGGCCTCTCAATACAAGACCCGCGCGAGCGCCCCGCGGAACTCGCAAAGGAGGCGGACGAGATGCACAAGCAATTCACCCACCCTGAGTCCGACTTTCTCACCCTACTCAACATTTGGAACAGCTACCACGAAAAGTTAGACAGCCTATCGCAGAACAAACTCCGCAAATTCTGCAAAAGCCACTTCCTCGCGTACCAACGCATGCGTGAGTGGCGCGACATCCACCACCAACTGGAACGAATTCTAAAGGAACGTCCAAGCTCCAAGGCCAAACGGTCCAGCCCGAAGAAGCAGCAGGCAAGCACTCAAAATTCACAACTAAGCGTTCTACCTTCGACGTTTTCTCCAAGCGAGTACGCGGCCATCCACCGCTCCATTCTGACGGGCCTGCTCAGTAATATTGCCCACAAAGAAGAAGAGCACACTTATCGTGGTCCCCGCAATCGCAAGGCCTTGCTCTTCCCTGGCTCCGCACTATTCGATCACGACACCGCCAAGAAGCAGCGTAAAGCCGCTTACGCAAAAAAGACAAAGCCCAAGCCCGCCAAGACCAAAGCGCCCGAATGGATCGTCTGCGGCGAATGGATGGAAACCAGCCGCTTGTTTGCCCGCACCGCAGCCAAAATTGAAGTCGATTGGATCGAAGAACTCGCTGGCGACCTCCTCTCAATACGACACTCCGAGCCCTTCTGGAGTAGTAAAGGGGCCGCCGTGCTCTGCAAAGAGCGCCGCATACTCTTCGGGCTGGAGATCCAACGCAATCAGGTCAGCTACAGCCGGATCAACCCCGAGGAAGCCACCGATATTTTCATCCGCAACGGCCTGATTGAAGGTGGCATAAAAGAGCGCCCCAAATTCTTCCAAGAGAACGCTCAAGTCCAGCAAGCGGCCGAATCAGAACTCGCACGTCGTCGCAGCGGTTCCACCTTGTGGATCGAGGATCAGCTCTTCCAGTTCTATCGTCAGCGACTCGACGCAGTCGGCTCTTTCGCCGAACTGCGTAGCTACGCAAAGAAACACCATGGCGGCTCACTCGATTTCCTCAAAGCTCACGAAGACGATCTTTTGCCGCCCGATGAGAGCGACATCGCAACCGAAGACTTTCCACGTGCACTTCGACTTGGTGGCAGCGAAATCCCACTCCAATACCGCAACGAACCCGGCAGTGAAGAGGATGGCGTCACCCTGCGCTTACCACTGGCGCAAGTCGATGCCATTCAACAAGGCACACTCGACTGGGCAGTACCCGGACACTTGGAAGAAAAAATCGAATGTTTACTACGCGCACTGCCCAAGCAAATTCGTATTCGCTTACACCCACTCAAGGAGCGCGCCAGCGAGCTCAAGTCGAAATTGAAGCCCAGTGAGCGGCCACTCACCGAGCAACTCAGCGAATTACTGCGCAGTGCCTACGGCATCGAAACCTACAAAGACCAATGGAGCAAAGCTCAACTCCCCCAACACCTCAAGCCACGTATCCAAATTGAGAATACTAAAGGCGACGCCTTAGCGCAAAGCCGCGATCTCGACAACCTACGCCAGCAACTCAAATCCAAGAGCCAACAGACCGCCGCCGGTAATGGTCTGGACGCAATCCCCGCATGGCAAGCCGCCGCAGCACAGCACGAACGCGAGAATCTGAACACATGGAACTTCGGAAATCCCCCCGAATGCATTGATCTCAGCGGCGAGTCTGGCTTACCACTCAAAGCATATCCAGCCCTCGTCAGCGAGCGCAACCAGATACATCTCAGGCTCTGTCCCGACCGGGATCAAGCACGGCAGCACACCGCAAAAGCATGGCCCGAACTCGCCGAACAAAGTATGGGCCGCGAGATCGCGTGGATACGCCGCGACCTGAAAGAGCTAAAGAAGCTCGGCATTTTACTCATTCAACTCGGCGGCTATGATCGTATCAAAGACCCCGCGTGGGCACATCTACGACGCCACTTATTTAAAACCGAAAACTTATTACCCCTCCGAGAAGCCAACTTTCAAAAGACCTTGCAACATGCCAACCACACATCCAAAGGCATCACACTCAAGCTCACCGATCACCTGCGCGCCATCTTGGAAGCACGCGAGGCTGTGCAATTACTGCTAGAACAAAAGAAGACCAGCCAAGCCATTATCTACCCCGGTATGCGCGCCCACCTGGAGCAAATCGCGCCCGCAAACTTACTCGATCACTACGAGTTCGACGAACTCCAGCATATCGCCCGCTACCTAAAAGCAATGATGCGGCGCGCCCAACGTGCCAAAGAAAGCATCCAACGTGACATCGAAAAATCGCAACGCATTGCCCCCTTTGAAAATAAACTGACCACATTGGAAACGCTCGCCAAGAAAGCCCAAGCCCCCCTAGTCAAGCCCTACCGAATCTTGCTCGAAGAATTTCGCGTGTCGATCTACGCGCAAGAACTTGGCACCGCTCAAAAAGTCTCTGAAAAACGACTGGAGCAACTCGCAGAAGCGATCACCAAACAGCTTAAAAGCTAA
- a CDS encoding ATP-dependent DNA helicase: protein MQIDPMQRCVRLSVRELAIFRNQPSARGHGHSPWRAAVGQQWHKSAEAMSHAEHSDARFEVSVNANWQHRDWLFKISGRIDQLLPTTHGFLIREVKTIRSPLPAPDETLIADYSDYFAQAATYRSMLELLPEFSDQTITAEGQFINIENGAKQSVLLQSSEHALFEYQLEQLRPFLDERRSSLNRLRNAQIQAAFQTLRPGQAQLFQTLHQSALQARVVLTQAPTGFGKTGIILEHALKHMQDGLYDRCIYLSSKSTGQLETIRQLQQMIGHEMRYIQMRNRNEHRIDSERHSCTGDGRCDLEIDPHWQAAELQIDELFQNGTLDLPRAKEIGAETGICPYSITKACLPFAEIWIGDSNYIFSPDSRSVFLDALSFDAERTLLIVDEAHNLPERTADSLSIELSSPDLLFAIEELRDHGAPRNLLATANELCRWIDSLSPEQALTGNQLYMGQDLCEDFANQLTSAAFDYEATAPFAIQLIWSIPQLAESFAAPAHQFLHWAPRAGLLRATCLDASEWIAECLKPFGGCVMMSATLAPFDCFRESCGLAKDAVTVAQAQAPWRDEAYNVAIDCRVDTRLRTRERYYETTARTVAEFSYHSPGVPIVVFFASYQYAENIQTYLAALAPELRVQRQPRGVDLAEQSSFIAECLLTVDVIFLILGSSFAEGIDQLGGAVDHIMIVGPALPEVNLIQKTRIENHAGFSREDAFQDIYIRPAMRRIHQALGRIVRAPGQSARVLLHCRRFAENAYLHELAPEYQSEYQLHNDEALSLWLEA from the coding sequence ATGCAGATCGATCCGATGCAACGCTGCGTGCGGTTGAGCGTGCGCGAACTGGCGATATTTCGCAACCAACCAAGCGCCCGTGGCCATGGCCATAGCCCCTGGCGAGCTGCAGTCGGCCAACAATGGCACAAGAGTGCAGAGGCGATGAGCCACGCAGAGCACAGCGATGCTCGCTTCGAAGTCAGCGTAAATGCCAACTGGCAACATCGCGACTGGTTATTTAAAATCAGCGGTCGCATCGATCAGCTATTGCCGACCACCCATGGTTTTCTAATCAGAGAGGTCAAAACCATCCGCAGTCCTCTCCCCGCACCTGATGAAACATTAATCGCAGACTACTCGGACTATTTTGCACAAGCCGCCACATATCGGTCGATGCTAGAACTGCTCCCCGAATTTAGCGACCAAACGATTACTGCGGAAGGACAGTTCATCAATATCGAAAACGGAGCTAAGCAATCCGTATTGTTGCAGTCATCCGAACATGCCCTGTTCGAATATCAACTAGAGCAACTGCGCCCTTTTCTGGATGAGCGGCGCAGCAGCCTCAACCGTCTACGCAATGCGCAGATCCAAGCTGCATTTCAAACATTACGCCCAGGTCAGGCACAACTCTTCCAAACTTTACACCAGTCTGCCCTACAGGCGCGTGTCGTACTCACGCAAGCCCCCACTGGCTTTGGTAAGACGGGGATCATCCTCGAACATGCACTCAAACATATGCAGGATGGTCTCTATGATCGATGCATTTATCTAAGTAGTAAATCCACGGGGCAACTTGAGACCATTCGCCAACTCCAGCAAATGATCGGTCACGAAATGCGCTATATTCAAATGCGTAACCGCAATGAGCATCGAATCGATAGCGAGCGTCATAGCTGTACGGGCGACGGGCGTTGCGATCTTGAAATCGACCCACACTGGCAGGCTGCGGAACTGCAAATCGATGAACTCTTCCAAAACGGTACCCTGGATCTGCCCCGTGCCAAAGAGATCGGAGCCGAAACAGGGATCTGTCCGTATAGCATAACCAAAGCCTGCCTGCCCTTTGCCGAAATATGGATTGGCGACAGCAACTACATTTTCTCCCCCGACAGCCGATCGGTATTTTTAGACGCGCTTAGTTTCGATGCCGAACGTACGCTACTGATCGTCGATGAAGCGCATAACCTGCCCGAACGCACGGCCGACAGTCTAAGTATTGAACTCTCCAGCCCAGACTTACTCTTTGCGATTGAAGAACTGCGCGACCATGGCGCACCTCGCAACTTGTTAGCCACCGCAAACGAACTCTGCCGTTGGATTGACAGCCTGTCCCCGGAACAAGCGTTGACAGGAAACCAGCTCTACATGGGCCAGGATCTTTGCGAAGACTTTGCCAACCAACTCACATCGGCAGCTTTCGACTACGAAGCGACCGCTCCCTTTGCGATCCAATTAATATGGTCTATTCCGCAACTAGCCGAGAGCTTCGCAGCGCCCGCACATCAGTTTCTCCACTGGGCACCACGCGCTGGACTCCTGCGTGCCACCTGTCTCGACGCCAGCGAATGGATCGCAGAGTGCCTAAAACCCTTTGGTGGCTGCGTCATGATGTCGGCCACACTCGCTCCCTTCGATTGCTTCCGTGAAAGTTGCGGACTCGCAAAAGACGCCGTAACGGTCGCTCAAGCACAGGCACCTTGGCGCGACGAAGCCTACAATGTAGCCATCGATTGTCGCGTAGATACGCGCTTACGTACACGCGAACGCTATTACGAAACAACTGCACGCACGGTCGCAGAGTTTAGCTATCATAGTCCCGGCGTACCAATTGTTGTGTTTTTTGCATCCTATCAATACGCAGAAAATATACAAACTTACCTCGCAGCCTTAGCTCCCGAACTACGTGTCCAGCGTCAACCACGTGGCGTCGATCTAGCAGAACAATCATCATTCATCGCTGAATGCTTACTAACCGTGGACGTTATTTTTTTAATCTTAGGAAGTAGCTTTGCCGAAGGTATTGATCAACTCGGAGGTGCAGTGGATCACATCATGATCGTCGGCCCAGCCTTACCCGAAGTGAACTTAATACAAAAAACACGCATCGAAAATCACGCGGGGTTCTCACGTGAGGATGCCTTTCAAGACATATATATACGCCCAGCTATGCGACGTATCCATCAAGCACTCGGTCGTATCGTACGAGCCCCGGGACAATCTGCCCGAGTGCTCCTACACTGCAGGCGCTTTGCCGAAAACGCCTATCTGCACGAACTCGCTCCTGAATATCAAAGCGAGTATCAACTACATAATGACGAAGCGCTATCATTATGGTTGGAAGCATAA